Proteins co-encoded in one Aptenodytes patagonicus chromosome 14, bAptPat1.pri.cur, whole genome shotgun sequence genomic window:
- the RALY gene encoding RNA-binding protein Raly isoform X2: MSLKVQTSNITNKNDPKSINSRVFIGNLNTAVVKKSDVETIFSKYGRVVGCSVHKGYAFVQYSNERHARAAVLGENGRVLAGQTLDINMAGEPKPNRPKGLKRAASALYSGYDFDYDYYRDDFYDRLFEYRGRVSPVPRVVPVKRPRVTIPLVRRVKATLPVKLFARSAAIANSSAKLKLKCSELQTIKTELTQIKSNIDALLGRLEQIAEEQKMSAEVRKKADGSKSEISQEDTASEAEVNTEEPLNGDEGEEEGLARDECEDELENSHYTDVEDARLQ; encoded by the exons ATGTCATTGAAGGTGCAGACAAGCAACATCACGAACAAGAATGACCCCAAGTCCATCAACTCCAGAGTCTTCATTGGCAATCTCAACACAGCCGTGGTCAAGAAGTCAGATGTGGAGACCATTTTCTCCAAGTACGGCCGAGTGGTGGGCTGCTCCGTTCACAAGGGCTATGCCTTCGTACAGTACTCCAACGAGAGGCACGCACGTGCTGCTGTCCTGGGCGAGAATGGGCGTGTGCTTGCTGGCCAGACGCTTG ATATCAACATGGCTGGAGAACCTAAACCCAACAGACCTAAAGGGCTGAAGAGAGCAGCCTCCGCATTGTACAG CGGCTACGACTTCGACTATGACTATTACAGAGACGACTTCTACGACAG gCTCTTCGAGTACCGGGGCCGAGTCTCTCCGGTGCCCAGGGTGGTTCCTGTGAAGCGGCCGCGGGTCACCATCCCCCTCGTCCGGCGCGTGAAGGCGACGCTCCCCGTCAAGCTCTTCGCCAGATCGGCTGCCATTGCCAACAGCTCAGCCAAGTTGAAGC TGAAGTGCAGTGAGCTGCAAACAATCAAAACTGAGCTGACACAGATCAAATCCAACATTGATGCTCTCCTGGGCCGACTGGAGCAGATCGCTGAAGAACAGAAGATGTCTGCAG AGGTACGGAAGAAGGCGGATGGCAGCAAAAGCGAAATCTCGCAGGAAGACACGGCATCAGAGGCAGAGGTCAACACGGAGGAGCCGCTGAACGGGGACGAGGGTGAGGAAGAGGGTCTCGCACGGGATGAGTGTGAAGATGAACTG gAAAACAGCCATTACACAGATGTGGAGGATGCCAGACTACAGTAA
- the RALY gene encoding RNA-binding protein Raly isoform X1 — MSLKVQTSNITNKNDPKSINSRVFIGNLNTAVVKKSDVETIFSKYGRVVGCSVHKGYAFVQYSNERHARAAVLGENGRVLAGQTLDINMAGEPKPNRPKGLKRAASALYSGYDFDYDYYRDDFYDRLFEYRGRVSPVPRVVPVKRPRVTIPLVRRVKATLPVKLFARSAAIANSSAKLKLKCSELQTIKTELTQIKSNIDALLGRLEQIAEEQKMSAEVRKKADGSKSEISQEDTASEAEVNTEEPLNGDEGKQPLHRCGGCQTTVTSPFRTAVSNSVRKARG, encoded by the exons ATGTCATTGAAGGTGCAGACAAGCAACATCACGAACAAGAATGACCCCAAGTCCATCAACTCCAGAGTCTTCATTGGCAATCTCAACACAGCCGTGGTCAAGAAGTCAGATGTGGAGACCATTTTCTCCAAGTACGGCCGAGTGGTGGGCTGCTCCGTTCACAAGGGCTATGCCTTCGTACAGTACTCCAACGAGAGGCACGCACGTGCTGCTGTCCTGGGCGAGAATGGGCGTGTGCTTGCTGGCCAGACGCTTG ATATCAACATGGCTGGAGAACCTAAACCCAACAGACCTAAAGGGCTGAAGAGAGCAGCCTCCGCATTGTACAG CGGCTACGACTTCGACTATGACTATTACAGAGACGACTTCTACGACAG gCTCTTCGAGTACCGGGGCCGAGTCTCTCCGGTGCCCAGGGTGGTTCCTGTGAAGCGGCCGCGGGTCACCATCCCCCTCGTCCGGCGCGTGAAGGCGACGCTCCCCGTCAAGCTCTTCGCCAGATCGGCTGCCATTGCCAACAGCTCAGCCAAGTTGAAGC TGAAGTGCAGTGAGCTGCAAACAATCAAAACTGAGCTGACACAGATCAAATCCAACATTGATGCTCTCCTGGGCCGACTGGAGCAGATCGCTGAAGAACAGAAGATGTCTGCAG AGGTACGGAAGAAGGCGGATGGCAGCAAAAGCGAAATCTCGCAGGAAGACACGGCATCAGAGGCAGAGGTCAACACGGAGGAGCCGCTGAACGGGGACGAGG gAAAACAGCCATTACACAGATGTGGAGGATGCCAGACTACAGTAACCAG CCCGTTCAGAACAGCAGTGAGCAACAGTGTGAGGAAAGCACGAGGCTAA
- the LOC143167151 gene encoding uncharacterized protein LOC143167151 — translation MAVGFKPVLFPPVPDKCRCEQLCLDVPCVRATRTGKFHGDTCLLGYTLGCNHNGKTMKEGYDNSHRGSNWLLQIPQRMDPVTAAMTEVFPKHCVDFNHDAH, via the exons ATGGCTGTTGGGTTCAAGCCAGTTCTCTTTCCCCCAGTGCCTGACAAGTGCAGGTGTGAACAGCTGTGTCTG GATGTCCCGTGTGTCCGAGCCACAAGAACTGGAAAATTTCATGGGGATACCTGTCTGCTGGGTTATACTTTGGGCTGCAACC ATAATGGGAAGACAATGAAGGAGGGATATGACAACTCTCACAGAGGCAGCAACTGGCTTTTACAGATTCCCCAAAGAATGGATCCTGTTACAGCTGCAATGACTGAAGTATTTCCAAAGCACTGCGTGGACTTTAACCATGATGCTCATTAA